A genomic window from Quercus lobata isolate SW786 chromosome 10, ValleyOak3.0 Primary Assembly, whole genome shotgun sequence includes:
- the LOC115965426 gene encoding CRIB domain-containing protein RIC4-like: protein MKDRAERFVVLPFSIGCTSDTSVALATTSQPPKKPKPESNPPATRRQEGEENSCRSKMKSSSFLALPKPNIAGGIIHRVIRSIKSFSQIFVYKEEIGEMEKEMEIGYPTDVKHVTHIGLDGSTTTNPIKGWENLKNPEILSFPSISLRQFELAMAAQTHEPLVVDPSKFS, encoded by the exons ATGAAAGATCGTGCAGAAAGATTTGTGGTTCTTCCATTCTCCATTGGCTGCACTTCTGATACAAGCGTTGCTCTTGCCACAACAAGTCAAccacccaagaaaccaaaaccAGAATCAAATCCTCCTGCAACAA GAAGacaagaaggagaagaaaattcaTGTAGATCAAAAATGAAGAGTTCTAGTTTCTTGGCTCTGCCAAAGCCCAACATAGCTGGTGGTATAATACATCGAGTGATCAGGAGCATCAAAAGTTTTTCTCAAATCTTTG TTTACAAAGAAGAGATTGGAGAAATGGAAAAGGAAATGGAGATTGGATATCCAACAGATGTGAAGCATGTAACACACATAGGATTGGATGGGTCTACAACTACTAACCCAATAAAGGGTTGGGAAAATCTCAAAAACCCTGAAATACTTTCTTTCCCTTCAATTTCTTTAAGGCAATTCGAGCTGGCCATGGCAGCACAGACTCATGAACCTCTTGTTGTTGATCCCTCAAAGTTTAGTTGA
- the LOC115965695 gene encoding 15-cis-zeta-carotene isomerase, chloroplastic isoform X1 — MASTSLSVLLSNPFSPPRPHRHRFTPKTQTHLTIRHHPRPNPTSILSFNSVLRCCSFRNSKFQLRTSMGDTAKKTSEDDEDEALLVVGEDSAFFDLARQKISSWLLFSLVLGVVLFVLDFAWIDNSGLGLGNAFIHAVSELSDSPEVVMLTLILIFAIVHSGLASLRDVGEKLIGERAFRVLFAGTSLPLAVSTVVYFINHRYGGLQLWQLQSVPGLHQLVWLSNFISFFFLYPSTFNLLEVAAVEKPKMHLWETGIMRITRHPQMVGQVMWCLAHTIWIGNSVAVAASLGLIGHHLFGVWNGDRRLAIRYGEAFEDVKKRTSVIPFAAILDGRQKLPKDYYKEFIRVPYLTITALTLGAYFAHPLMQAASFRLHW; from the exons ATGGCATCAACCAGTTTAAGTGTATTGCTCTCAAACCCCTTCTCTCCACCACGGCCACATCGCCACCGATTCactcccaaaacccaaacccacctcACAATCAGACATCATCCTAGGCCAAACCCAACCTCAATTCTCTCATTTAATTCAGTACTTCGTTGCTGTTCTTTTCGCAATTCCAAGTTTCAGCTTCGAACTTCCATGGGAGACACAGCCAAAAAGACCTCCgaagatgatgaggatgaggctTTGTTGGTGGTGGGTGAGGACTCGGCTTTCTTTGACTTGGCTCGGCAGAAGATATCTTCTTGGTTACTCTTCTCTCTTGTTCTTGGAGTGGTTCTGTTCGTGCTAGACTTTGCTTGGATTGATAACTCTGGCCTCGGTCTCGGCAACGCGTTTATCCATGCTGTTTCGGAACTTTCCGACAGCCCTGAG GTTGTGATGTTGACCCTTATTCTCATTTTTGCCATTGTCCACAGTGGCTTGGCTAGCCTCCGAGATGTGGGTGAGAAACTCATTGGAGAACGAGCTTTCCGTGTTTTGTTTGCTGGGACATCTCTGCCATTGGCTGTTAGTACTGTT GTGTATTTCATCAACCACAGATATGGTGGACTACAATTGTGGCAGCTCCAGAGTGTTCCTGGGCTACATCAGCTTGTGTGGCTCTCtaattttatctctttctttttcctgtaTCCATCAACCTTTAATCTGTTAGAGGTAGCGGCAGTTGAGAAGCCTAAAATGCATCTTTGGGAAACTGGGATTATGAGAATCACAAGGCACCCACAG ATGGTTGGACAAGTAATGTGGTGCCTGGCTCACACTATTTGGATTGGGAACTCTGTGGCAGTGGCAGCTTCTCTTGGATTAATTGGACACCATCTATTTGGTGTTTGGAATGGAGATAGAAGGTTAGCTATAAGGTATGGGGAGGCTTTTGAAGATGTCAAAAAGCGAACAAGTGTCATTCCCTTCGCAGCAATACTGGATGGCAGACAAAAGTTGCCAAAAGATTACTACAAAGAATTTATTCGAGTCCCATATTTGACAATTACAGCATTGACATTAGGCGCATATTTTGCACACCCACTGATGCAAGCAGCCAGTTTCAGGCTTCATTGGTAG
- the LOC115965695 gene encoding 15-cis-zeta-carotene isomerase, chloroplastic isoform X2, translating to MASTSLSVLLSNPFSPPRPHRHRFTPKTQTHLTIRHHPRPNPTSILSFNSVLRCCSFRNSKFQLRTSMGDTAKKTSEDDEDEALLVVGEDSAFFDLARQKISSWLLFSLVLGVVLFVLDFAWIDNSGLGLGNAFIHAVSELSDSPEVVMLTLILIFAIVHSGLASLRDVGEKLIGERAFRVLFAGTSLPLAVSTVVYFINHRYGGLQLWQLQSVPGLHQLVWLSNFISFFFLYPSTFNLLEVAAVEKPKMHLWETGIMRITRHPQMVGQVMWCLAHTIWIGNSVAVAASLGLIGHHLFGVWNGDRRLAIRYGEAFEDVKKRTSVIPFAAILDGRQKLPKDYYKEFIRVPYLTITALTLGAYFAHPLMQAASFRLHW from the exons ATGGCATCAACCAGTTTAAGTGTATTGCTCTCAAACCCCTTCTCTCCACCACGGCCACATCGCCACCGATTCactcccaaaacccaaacccacctcACAATCAGACATCATCCTAGGCCAAACCCAACCTCAATTCTCTCATTTAATTCAGTACTTCGTTGCTGTTCTTTTCGCAATTCCAAGTTTCAGCTTCGAACTTCCATGGGAGACACAGCCAAAAAGACCTCCgaagatgatgaggatgaggctTTGTTGGTGGTGGGTGAGGACTCGGCTTTCTTTGACTTGGCTCGGCAGAAGATATCTTCTTGGTTACTCTTCTCTCTTGTTCTTGGAGTGGTTCTGTTCGTGCTAGACTTTGCTTGGATTGATAACTCTGGCCTCGGTCTCGGCAACGCGTTTATCCATGCTGTTTCGGAACTTTCCGACAGCCCTGAG GTTGTGATGTTGACCCTTATTCTCATTTTTGCCATTGTCCACAGTGGCTTGGCTAGCCTCCGAGATGTGGGTGAGAAACTCATTGGAGAACGAGCTTTCCGTGTTTTGTTTGCTGGGACATCTCTGCCATTGGCTGTTAGTACTGTT GTGTATTTCATCAACCACAGATATGGTGGACTACAATTGTGGCAGCTCCAGAGTGTTCCTGGGCTACATCAGCTTGTGTGGCTCTCtaattttatctctttctttttcctgtaTCCATCAACCTTTAATCTGTTAGAGGTAGCGGCAGTTGAGAAGCCTAAAATGCATCTTTGGGAAACTGGGATTATGAGAATCACAAGGCACCCACAG ATGGTTGGACAAGTAATGTGGTGCCTGGCTCACACTATTTGGATTGGGAACTCTGTGGCAGTGGCAGCTTCTCTTGGATTAATTGGACACCATCTATTTGGTGTTTGGAATGGAGATAGAAGGTTAGCTATAAGGTATGGGGAGGCTTTTGAAGATGTCAAAAAGCGAACAAGTGTCATTCCCTTCGCAGCAATACTGGATGGCAGACAAAAGTTGCCAAAAGATTACTACAAAGAATTTATTCGAGTCCCATATTTGACAATTACAGCATTGACATTAGGCGCATATTTTGCACACCCACTGATGCAAGCAGCCAGTTTCAGGCTTCATTG gtaG